The Acidimicrobiales bacterium genome includes the window GCGACATAATGGTGGTCCTCGGAAACCAAATAGTCCCTCCAGTAGCCGGGCGCGGGAAACGGCTAAATATTTTCATCTGCCAGTTCCCGTTTGAGGCTCCGGAGGAAGAGATCCGCTCCCGAGCGGGGTACCTTGCGACATTTGACGAGATATGGGTCTACTCGCAATTCGTGCGCCGTTACGTAAGCGGTTACCTCCGCCTGTTGGACCTCCCTGCGACCAGCGTGCGGGTGGTATATCCGCCGGCGACACTCCCAACGCCCGCCAGGTTGCCGAGTTGGCCCGATCGGAAATTGGTTCTCTCTGTTGGACGATTCTTCGAGGGAGGTCACAACAAACGCCAGGACGTGGTGATCGAGATCGTCAAGCGGCTCTCTCAGAAACACGGTGCGCCAATTTCCTTGGCGCTTGGGGGCTCGCTACACGCCACTGCAAGCTCACGAGCTCGTTTCAATGAGCTCGTCGAAATGGCCAAGGGGTGCGACTGTCGCTTCTATCCGAATGCCAATCGCCAGGAACTCTTGGACCTGTACGCACAGTCGGGGGTCCTGATCCACGCGGCGGGCTATCAGGTTGACAAGTTTGCGCACCCCGAAGGCCTTGAGCACTTCGGCATCGCTCCTGTGGAAGCGGCGAGCGTCGGATGTATACCACTGGTTTACGACGAAGGCGGGCCGGCGGAGGTCATGGATCTTCTTGGCTGCCCCACCACTTTTCACTCGATTCCCGAGGCTGTTGACCAACTCGCTGGTCTACTTGCCGATCCAAACGGCTCCGCGGCGTTGAGCGAGGAGCTCATTCGGAGATCGACTACTTTCTCCACAGGCATGTTTCGAACTCGAGTAAACGAGGCCCTGACGAGCCTTCTGTGAACGCGGCCGATTTACTCGTCGAGGACCTTTTCGTGTTTTCGAGCCACGACCCATATTCCTGACGCGACCGCTTTCAGCGAGTCATGATCGACGAGCTCATCCAGTGACGAAAGACGGCTCCGCCACTCCTCCCTCTCGACGGCATCCATCTTGTCGGTAATGCCGGCTGCGTCCATGATCCAATTGATCGTGAATGAAAGTGGCCCAAACCAATCTGACTCTTCGATGGAGCACGATTCCTTGAAGAGTTCTTCGGTGCCCCAGCCGGTCATATTGTAAAAGTGGTAGGGCACGGCGTGCAACGGCTGCATGAATGCAACCTCGGTCAGAATTAGGCCACCTGGCTTGCATACCCGGATCATCTCTTGTGCAACGGCACGAGGATTCGCCAAGTGCTCAAACACCGCCTGGCTCAAGACCAGGTCAAAGGTGCTGTCGTCGAATGGAAGCCGATGCAGGTCGGCACGCAGGTCGGCGCCCTCGTAGGGCAAGAATTCCAGGTTCAAGTGATTGGGTCGGCTCGACCTGCGGTCTCCACCACCACATTCCAGGATTAGCTGGGTCGAATCGCACTGAGAGAGGTGTCGAGTGATCCGCTCGCTATAAGTGTTGGCTCGAGCGAACGGGGCCGCACCCGAAAAGCGCAATCCAGATTGTCTCGGTGCGAGTAGGACGAGTTCATCAACGTGGACATATGAGGCGGGCTCGAGCTTGATCACCTTTAGAACAATCTCGTGCGTCGCGAGCTCAAGATCACTTTGGATATCTATAATCCGGCTGACCGAACCCAGAGTCGCCCGAGTGTCGAGGACGTGTGTTACGCGGCCGTCCACGATGACTTGCAGCGAACCGCCATGCTGATGATCGACGAGCCTCAGGCGAACATCGGTGCAGGGGCCACGGTAGGTGAGTGTCGCGCCCAATTCGGATGACGTCCAACAGTCAGGATGAACGTTCCAGCCATCCGCCACCATCTCGTCACTGCGTCCAGAAATCCGGTATTCGCCAATCTCTCCCACGAATCGTGTTGGGGCCGGATCTGGTGGCTGCGAAATAGGCTCCACCTCGGCAAACGTGATCTGGAAATTATCGATCCTGGCGACGTTCACCGAACAAG containing:
- a CDS encoding glycosyltransferase, translated to MAFPFPYSNLRMRQINDALGMSTSIRATTLGSSVAETCDIMVVLGNQIVPPVAGRGKRLNIFICQFPFEAPEEEIRSRAGYLATFDEIWVYSQFVRRYVSGYLRLLDLPATSVRVVYPPATLPTPARLPSWPDRKLVLSVGRFFEGGHNKRQDVVIEIVKRLSQKHGAPISLALGGSLHATASSRARFNELVEMAKGCDCRFYPNANRQELLDLYAQSGVLIHAAGYQVDKFAHPEGLEHFGIAPVEAASVGCIPLVYDEGGPAEVMDLLGCPTTFHSIPEAVDQLAGLLADPNGSAALSEELIRRSTTFSTGMFRTRVNEALTSLL